Proteins encoded within one genomic window of Laspinema palackyanum D2c:
- a CDS encoding ATP-binding protein, with product MDKTTNTKSCDPQALDAKIVRTSHETCAIALGEDLKNVGYFRLDREWNFTEINPQAEEILGKPRHLLVGKNIWEEFSQWNQSKLIEEYRRALGEARTVTSQAFYLGRCLKMQAYPNSEGLSVYFQNVTPPNQLEDTPLNSSRLYGFSAQIGRLIAKGGPLETLFPPIIRAIVEHLEATSAAVWTLNPALKELEMRSTDGIPLDQELFPDRIPLGQTQIGTVAQTRKTYTGCLVRQRERGKNDTLENCELHPDCLLQPLVIDDQICGVMAVVIENGVSESVQNLLIWVASTLALAIDRERAREALLSRREGLLFRLASQIRNSLDLDTILETAVTEIHSLLQIDRCHFLWYLPHPLQPSLTVTHESRSPNKKNLLCEYPASLSGPLTQKIRNLESLRSDRLDTSADLDDKTRTLFSDMGILSVLLLPLETRSGQLGAVVCSHSEPRPWTDSEIELLQGVVDQLALAIDQAELYAQTHAAALAAQTQAQQLSVALQNLKQTQAQLIQTEKMSSLGQMVAGIAHEINNPVNFITGNLVHANNYTQDLLHLIEVYQSLYPNPAPEVLEVSEDIDLDFLLEDLPKILASMQMGADRIRQIVVSLRNFSRLDEAEMKPVDIHEGIDNTLLILHNRWKPKGKDPGVELIKEYGKLPKVECYAGQLNQVFMNILTNAMDALENQGAPHIIKISTDIAKTDALGNPTEVSIRIRDNGPGMTEEVKKRLFDPFFTTKPVGKGTGLGLSISYKIVVDKHGGVLKCDSEPGQGTEFLIQIPAKQPYVKSRCA from the coding sequence ATGGATAAAACGACTAACACCAAGTCCTGTGATCCTCAAGCACTAGATGCCAAGATTGTCAGGACCTCTCACGAGACCTGTGCGATCGCTTTGGGGGAAGATCTAAAAAATGTCGGTTATTTTCGACTGGATCGCGAGTGGAATTTTACCGAAATCAACCCCCAGGCGGAAGAAATTTTAGGCAAACCCAGGCATCTTTTAGTAGGTAAAAATATTTGGGAAGAATTCAGCCAATGGAATCAGTCTAAATTGATAGAGGAGTACCGACGCGCCCTAGGTGAGGCACGGACGGTCACAAGTCAGGCATTTTATCTGGGACGGTGTTTAAAAATGCAAGCCTACCCAAACTCCGAAGGTTTATCCGTGTATTTCCAAAATGTGACCCCCCCAAACCAACTCGAAGACACTCCCCTGAATAGCAGCCGCCTCTATGGGTTCAGTGCTCAAATTGGACGACTCATCGCCAAAGGAGGACCCTTAGAAACCCTGTTCCCACCGATCATCAGAGCGATCGTGGAGCATTTAGAAGCCACCTCCGCCGCAGTTTGGACCTTAAATCCTGCCCTCAAAGAACTAGAGATGCGATCAACCGATGGGATTCCCCTGGACCAGGAACTGTTCCCCGATCGCATTCCCCTGGGACAAACCCAAATTGGCACCGTCGCTCAAACGCGCAAAACTTATACCGGCTGCTTGGTTCGCCAAAGAGAACGGGGCAAAAACGATACTTTAGAAAACTGTGAACTCCACCCGGATTGCTTACTGCAACCCTTAGTCATCGATGACCAGATTTGTGGCGTCATGGCCGTTGTCATCGAGAATGGGGTGAGCGAGTCCGTCCAAAACCTCTTAATCTGGGTTGCCAGCACATTAGCCCTAGCCATCGATCGCGAGCGCGCCCGGGAAGCCCTCCTCTCTCGTCGGGAAGGCTTGCTGTTTCGCCTTGCCAGTCAAATTCGCAACTCCCTCGACCTCGACACCATCCTCGAAACCGCCGTCACCGAAATTCACTCCCTCTTACAAATTGACCGCTGTCACTTCTTGTGGTACTTGCCGCATCCGCTTCAGCCTAGCCTCACCGTCACCCATGAATCGCGATCGCCCAACAAAAAAAACCTCCTGTGCGAATACCCCGCCTCCCTCAGCGGCCCCCTCACCCAGAAAATTCGCAACCTAGAATCCTTGCGAAGCGATCGCCTCGATACCAGCGCCGACTTAGACGACAAAACCCGCACCCTCTTCTCCGACATGGGTATTCTGTCCGTCCTCCTCCTCCCCTTAGAAACCCGTTCCGGTCAACTTGGGGCCGTCGTTTGTAGCCATAGCGAACCCCGCCCCTGGACCGATAGCGAAATCGAACTCCTCCAAGGCGTCGTCGATCAACTCGCCCTGGCGATCGACCAAGCCGAACTCTACGCCCAAACCCACGCCGCCGCCCTCGCCGCCCAAACCCAAGCCCAACAACTCAGCGTCGCCCTCCAAAACCTCAAACAAACCCAAGCCCAGCTAATCCAAACCGAGAAAATGTCCAGCTTGGGACAAATGGTCGCAGGCATCGCCCATGAAATCAACAACCCCGTTAACTTCATCACCGGCAACCTCGTCCATGCCAACAACTACACCCAAGACTTGCTGCACCTAATCGAAGTCTACCAATCCCTCTACCCCAATCCCGCCCCAGAAGTTCTCGAAGTCTCCGAAGATATCGACCTCGACTTTCTCCTCGAAGATCTCCCCAAAATCCTCGCCTCCATGCAGATGGGTGCCGATCGCATTCGTCAAATTGTCGTCTCCTTGCGAAACTTCTCTCGTCTCGATGAAGCCGAAATGAAGCCCGTAGATATTCATGAAGGCATTGATAACACCCTCCTGATTTTACATAACCGCTGGAAACCCAAAGGCAAAGACCCCGGAGTTGAACTCATCAAAGAATATGGGAAACTCCCCAAAGTGGAATGTTACGCCGGACAACTCAATCAAGTCTTTATGAACATTCTCACCAATGCAATGGACGCCCTGGAAAATCAAGGCGCACCCCATATTATTAAAATCAGCACCGACATCGCCAAAACCGATGCCCTCGGCAACCCCACCGAAGTCTCCATTCGCATTCGCGATAACGGGCCCGGTATGACCGAAGAAGTTAAAAAACGCTTATTTGACCCCTTCTTTACCACTAAACCCGTAGGCAAAGGGACCGGACTGGGCCTCTCGATTAGTTATAAAATTGTCGTCGATAAACATGGCGGTGTACTCAAATGT
- a CDS encoding PAS domain-containing sensor histidine kinase → MLTALKSEYKEPAEVQELHQQLAASEIRFRNVIDKLADGIIIVDGKGLVRFINRAAECLLSCQADALLGKEVFGTRVFEIQGGQIGTEIIQRVGDSDRDSTRVVQTQVEILRKGQEDAIAEMRIVETEWEGEKALMASLRDITSRVRALEALQKSEAQLREQTQQLERTLQQLKQTQSQLIQTEKMSSLGQMVAGVAHEINNPVNFIYGNIDHASCYIEDLMGLMELYEQHYPNPVEEITQYQKEIDLEFLSQDLPKLLSSMKLGTDRIREIVMSLRNFSRLDEAQMKRVNIHEGIDSTLLILQNRLKARSAFPGIELVKEYGDLEAIECYAGQLNQVFMNIISNSIDAIEESSKFLVLHSELSASTDEGSGSPKISPQIKIATELVEKSSANGDRDETRLVIKISDNGPGMSEEVRQRLFDPFFTTKPVGKGTGLGLSISYHIVVEKHGGQLQCISTPDEGTEFIIEIPIQQQKRKSSETSTSRSDLRPQTRFQSHLKAC, encoded by the coding sequence ATGTTAACCGCACTTAAATCCGAGTATAAAGAACCAGCGGAAGTACAGGAACTCCACCAACAACTTGCTGCCAGTGAAATCCGGTTTCGGAATGTGATCGATAAATTGGCCGATGGCATTATCATCGTTGATGGCAAAGGACTGGTGCGCTTTATTAACCGCGCTGCCGAATGTTTGCTGTCATGTCAAGCTGATGCTCTGCTGGGGAAAGAAGTGTTTGGGACCCGAGTCTTCGAAATCCAGGGGGGGCAAATCGGAACGGAAATTATTCAGCGGGTGGGAGATAGCGATCGCGACAGCACAAGAGTGGTGCAAACGCAAGTGGAAATTTTGCGCAAAGGACAAGAAGATGCGATCGCTGAGATGCGAATTGTGGAAACGGAATGGGAAGGGGAAAAAGCGCTGATGGCTTCCCTGCGCGATATTACCTCCCGAGTGCGAGCACTGGAAGCATTGCAAAAATCTGAGGCGCAGCTTAGGGAACAGACTCAACAACTGGAAAGGACCCTTCAGCAACTCAAGCAAACTCAATCCCAACTGATTCAAACGGAAAAAATGTCAAGTTTGGGTCAAATGGTGGCCGGGGTCGCTCATGAAATTAACAACCCGGTTAACTTTATTTACGGAAATATCGATCACGCCAGTTGCTATATCGAAGATTTAATGGGATTGATGGAACTGTATGAACAACACTACCCCAATCCGGTAGAAGAGATTACTCAGTACCAAAAGGAAATTGATTTAGAATTTTTGAGTCAAGATTTACCCAAATTACTCTCCTCCATGAAGTTGGGAACCGATCGCATCCGCGAAATTGTGATGAGCTTGCGGAATTTTTCGCGGTTGGATGAGGCGCAAATGAAACGAGTGAATATTCATGAAGGGATTGATAGTACCCTGCTGATTCTGCAAAATCGTCTAAAAGCGCGATCGGCATTTCCCGGAATTGAATTGGTTAAAGAGTACGGCGACTTGGAGGCGATTGAATGCTATGCCGGACAACTCAACCAAGTGTTTATGAATATTATCAGCAATTCCATTGATGCGATTGAAGAAAGTTCTAAGTTTTTAGTGCTGCATTCTGAGTTATCTGCCTCTACCGACGAAGGGTCAGGGTCTCCTAAAATATCGCCTCAAATTAAAATAGCAACGGAATTGGTGGAAAAGAGTTCGGCGAATGGCGATCGCGATGAAACCCGTCTGGTGATTAAAATTTCCGATAACGGTCCGGGGATGAGCGAGGAAGTGCGGCAACGATTGTTTGATCCGTTCTTTACCACCAAACCTGTCGGCAAAGGGACTGGGTTAGGTTTGTCGATTTCCTATCACATCGTGGTGGAAAAACATGGCGGCCAATTGCAATGTATTTCCACTCCCGATGAAGGCACCGAATTTATCATTGAAATTCCGATACAACAACAAAAACGCAAGTCTTCTGAAACTTCGACCAGTCGCTCGGATTTACGACCCCAAACGCGATTTCAATCTCATCTCAAGGCTTGCTAA